In the genome of Thiobacter sp. AK1, one region contains:
- a CDS encoding CinA family protein translates to MDELETMAACLGAALKARGWWLVTAESCTGGWVGQVVTSVPGSSQWYDRGFITYTNVSKQEMLGVAAETLAHHGAVSEATVREMAEGALARSRADVGVAISGIAGPGGATPGKPVGTVCMAWTTRSGACEVRTFHFAGDRAAVRRQAVAAALEGVLALASAPASA, encoded by the coding sequence ATGGATGAGCTGGAAACCATGGCCGCCTGCCTGGGGGCGGCGCTCAAGGCGCGCGGTTGGTGGCTGGTGACGGCCGAGTCCTGCACCGGCGGCTGGGTGGGTCAGGTGGTGACCTCGGTGCCGGGCAGCTCCCAGTGGTACGACCGGGGCTTCATCACCTACACCAACGTTTCCAAGCAAGAGATGCTGGGCGTGGCGGCAGAGACCTTGGCGCACCATGGCGCCGTCTCGGAGGCCACGGTGAGGGAAATGGCCGAAGGGGCGCTGGCGCGCAGCCGCGCGGATGTGGGGGTGGCGATCAGCGGCATCGCCGGGCCGGGCGGCGCGACGCCGGGCAAACCTGTGGGTACCGTTTGCATGGCGTGGACCACCCGCTCAGGCGCGTGCGAGGTACGTACCTTCCATTTCGCCGGCGACCGCGCCGCGGTGCGTCGGCAGGCCGTGGCGGCGGCCCTGGAGGGTGTGCTGGCACTTGCCAGCGCTCCCGCGTCTGCCTGA
- a CDS encoding phosphatidylglycerophosphatase A family protein, with product MTTSPDLRYVLGHPLRFIAFGFGSGLSPVAPGTVGTLVGFPLFWLILQASPTPPVFFGLLASLFLLGVVACARVGREVGVADYGGIVWDEVIAFLLILWFTPFSVAGWTIAFFVFRVFDVWKPFPIRYFDQRFKNGFGVMFDDLLAAIYSVITIKVLFGVLYG from the coding sequence TTGACCACTTCGCCTGATCTACGCTACGTGCTGGGCCATCCTTTGCGCTTCATTGCCTTCGGCTTTGGCAGCGGTTTGTCCCCCGTTGCGCCCGGGACCGTGGGGACCCTGGTGGGCTTTCCCCTGTTCTGGCTGATTCTGCAGGCAAGCCCCACGCCGCCGGTTTTCTTTGGGCTGCTGGCGAGTTTGTTCCTGCTGGGGGTCGTGGCCTGCGCGCGGGTGGGGCGGGAGGTAGGCGTGGCCGACTACGGCGGCATCGTCTGGGACGAGGTGATCGCTTTTCTCCTCATCCTGTGGTTTACGCCCTTCAGCGTGGCCGGCTGGACCATCGCCTTCTTCGTCTTTCGCGTCTTCGACGTGTGGAAGCCTTTCCCCATTCGCTACTTCGATCAACGGTTCAAGAACGGCTTCGGCGTGATGTTCGACGATCTCTTGGCAGCGATCTACAGTGTGATCACGATCAAGGTGTTGTTCGGGGTGCTTTATGGATGA
- the thiL gene encoding thiamine-phosphate kinase, with protein sequence MPSEFELIARYFTRPARRTVLGVGDDAALVRVGAGKELVAAADMLVVGRHFFPDDDPESLGHKALAVNLSDFAAMGAVPRWALLSIALPEVDEAWLAAFTRGLFALADAHGVALIGGDTTRGPLTFAFTVLGEIERGAALRRSGARVGDEVWVSGTLGDAALALAALNRAVPLSPGELAQLLPRLHRPVPRLALGRRLVGVAHAAIDISDGLLADLGHVLEASGVGAEIQLTALPVSPVLAAWQTHAVARRALLAGGDDYELCFTAPRSAHEAIVRLGRRLGVPVTAIGCITRAPGLVVLDGQGRPVDCEEKGFDHFA encoded by the coding sequence ATGCCCTCCGAATTCGAGCTGATCGCCCGCTACTTCACCCGCCCTGCCAGGCGCACGGTGTTGGGTGTGGGTGACGATGCCGCCCTGGTGCGCGTGGGCGCGGGCAAGGAACTGGTAGCGGCGGCGGACATGTTGGTTGTGGGGCGGCACTTTTTCCCGGATGACGACCCCGAATCCCTGGGCCACAAGGCCCTGGCGGTGAATCTCTCCGATTTCGCGGCCATGGGAGCCGTGCCGCGTTGGGCGTTGTTGTCCATCGCCCTGCCGGAGGTCGATGAGGCCTGGCTGGCTGCCTTCACGCGCGGCTTGTTTGCCCTGGCCGATGCCCATGGCGTGGCATTGATTGGCGGCGATACCACCCGCGGGCCGCTCACCTTTGCTTTCACCGTGCTGGGGGAGATCGAGCGTGGAGCGGCGTTACGCCGTAGCGGCGCCCGCGTCGGAGATGAGGTCTGGGTTTCGGGCACCTTGGGCGATGCAGCCTTGGCGCTCGCGGCGCTCAACCGGGCCGTGCCCCTATCGCCGGGGGAGCTGGCGCAACTTTTGCCGCGCCTACATCGCCCCGTGCCGCGCCTGGCTTTGGGGCGTCGGCTGGTGGGGGTTGCCCATGCCGCTATCGACATCTCGGATGGCCTGCTCGCCGATCTGGGCCATGTGCTGGAAGCCTCCGGCGTGGGCGCCGAGATCCAGCTCACCGCCTTGCCGGTGTCACCGGTGCTGGCGGCCTGGCAGACGCACGCGGTGGCCCGGCGCGCCCTGTTGGCAGGGGGGGACGACTACGAGTTGTGTTTCACCGCCCCGCGTTCGGCGCATGAGGCCATTGTCCGGCTCGGCCGCCGCCTGGGCGTGCCGGTCACGGCCATTGGCTGCATCACCCGCGCCCCCGGCCTGGTTGTGCTGGATGGCCAGGGCCGGCCCGTTGACTGCGAGGAAAAAGGCTTTGACCACTTCGCCTGA
- a CDS encoding alpha/beta hydrolase, translating into MDIPTRPGVTQRFLLLTPPEAKAAVILFAGGHGGLDIQDDGRFGWGGGNFLVRSRDLFAQQGLVVAVIDKPSDLAGLSGQRQTAQHVADVRAVMRWLRAQYQLPVWLVGTSRGTQSAAYVATALAGDADSPDGLVLTSTILTDSKDRPVPAMALDRLALPVLVVHHEKDGCEHCRPSELAALMDKLPGTLRKDLVMFSGGVTRGDPCGAYAYHGFNGIEQDVVGRIGAWIVSR; encoded by the coding sequence GTGGATATCCCGACCCGCCCCGGTGTGACTCAGCGCTTTCTGTTGCTGACCCCGCCCGAGGCGAAAGCGGCAGTGATTCTGTTTGCCGGCGGCCATGGGGGACTCGATATCCAGGATGATGGCCGTTTTGGCTGGGGCGGCGGTAATTTCCTGGTCAGGAGCCGTGACCTGTTCGCGCAGCAGGGACTGGTGGTCGCGGTCATCGACAAGCCCTCGGACCTGGCTGGTTTGAGCGGCCAGCGCCAGACTGCCCAGCACGTGGCAGACGTGCGGGCGGTCATGCGCTGGCTGCGCGCGCAATATCAGCTGCCGGTCTGGCTGGTGGGCACCAGTCGGGGCACCCAGTCTGCGGCCTACGTGGCGACCGCCCTGGCCGGTGACGCCGACAGCCCGGACGGGCTCGTGCTCACCTCCACCATTCTCACCGATTCCAAGGACCGCCCGGTGCCGGCCATGGCGCTGGACCGCCTTGCCCTGCCCGTGCTGGTGGTACATCACGAAAAGGATGGCTGCGAGCACTGCAGGCCATCCGAGCTTGCGGCCCTGATGGACAAGCTGCCCGGCACCCTTCGCAAGGATCTGGTCATGTTCAGCGGCGGCGTGACTCGCGGCGATCCGTGTGGCGCCTATGCCTACCACGGCTTCAACGGCATCGAGCAGGACGTGGTGGGCCGCATCGGCGCCTGGATCGTTTCGCGCTAG
- the nusB gene encoding transcription antitermination factor NusB: MKKSRRNAREFALKALYQWQLSGNAEADIARHMREEEGFATADEDYFQTLLAGVTSQAEALDALLAPHLDRPVSQLSPIEHAILQIGAYEALHCLDVPYRVVINEAVELAKAYGGTEGHKYVNGVLDKLMPQARPAEVKKKA; encoded by the coding sequence ATGAAGAAAAGCCGGCGCAACGCGCGCGAGTTCGCGCTCAAAGCCCTCTACCAATGGCAGCTCAGCGGCAATGCCGAGGCGGACATCGCACGCCATATGCGCGAGGAAGAAGGCTTCGCAACCGCAGACGAGGACTATTTTCAAACTTTACTCGCTGGCGTGACTTCCCAGGCCGAGGCGCTCGACGCGTTGCTCGCGCCCCATCTGGATCGGCCCGTGAGCCAACTCAGCCCCATCGAGCACGCCATCTTGCAAATCGGCGCCTACGAGGCCCTGCACTGTCTGGATGTGCCCTATCGCGTGGTGATCAACGAGGCGGTGGAGTTGGCCAAGGCCTACGGCGGCACTGAAGGGCACAAATACGTGAATGGCGTGCTGGACAAGCTGATGCCGCAAGCGCGGCCGGCGGAAGTCAAAAAGAAAGCCTAG
- the ribH gene encoding 6,7-dimethyl-8-ribityllumazine synthase, translating into MVQKYDNITEIERDLNGAGLKIGIVMARFNIDVGEGLLGACAAELRKLGVRDEDSTLVTVPGALEVPLALQAMAQSGKFDALIALGAVIRGETYHFELVANESGGGITQVQLDTGIPIANGILTTDTDDQALARMEEKGRECARVAVEMANLLKKI; encoded by the coding sequence ATGGTCCAGAAATACGACAACATCACCGAAATCGAGCGCGATCTCAACGGCGCCGGCCTCAAGATCGGCATCGTCATGGCCCGCTTCAACATCGACGTGGGCGAAGGCCTGCTGGGCGCCTGCGCGGCGGAACTACGTAAGCTCGGCGTGCGTGACGAGGACAGCACCTTGGTGACGGTGCCGGGGGCGCTGGAAGTGCCATTGGCACTGCAGGCCATGGCCCAGAGTGGTAAGTTCGATGCGCTCATCGCCCTGGGTGCCGTGATCCGTGGCGAAACCTATCATTTCGAGCTGGTGGCCAACGAATCTGGCGGTGGCATCACCCAGGTGCAGCTGGACACCGGCATCCCCATTGCCAATGGCATCCTCACCACCGACACCGACGATCAGGCACTGGCGCGCATGGAAGAAAAAGGCCGCGAGTGCGCGCGGGTGGCGGTGGAGATGGCCAACCTCCTGAAAAAGATCTGA